The DNA sequence TGACCACGAATTTGACCCGGAATATCACCGGATTATTTCCACTGCCTCCTGCACGACAAACTCTCTGGTCCCGCCGCTGAGGGTGTTGCTGGACCGGTTCGGGATCAACCGGGCCATGGTTACCACGGTCCATGCCTACACCGGCACCCAGGGGCTGGTGGACCGGGCGGCGAAAAAAGCCATCCGGGGCCGGGCCGCGGCTATTTCACTGATTCCGACCAGTACGGGGTCTGATGAGGCCACGGTGATGGTGTTGCCGGAGTTGAAAGATCGCATCCGGGCGCTGGCAATCCGTGCACCGATTCCGGTCGGGGCCATTACCGATATTGTCGCGGATTTGAATCAGGTGGTCGTTGCCGAACAGGTGAACAGCGCTCTGAAATCGGCTGCCGAAGGTCCCATGGAGGGAATATTGGGGTATACGCAAGATGCGCTGGTGTCTGCCGATATCGTCAACGATACGAGATCGGGCATTGTGCACGGTCTGTCCACCTGTGTGGTGCAGGGAAGCATGGTAAAGATTCAGGTCTGGTACGACAACGAGTCCGGATATTCCCGGCGTCTTCTGGATGCTGTCGAGCGCCTGCCTCTCTGACCGTTGAATAAATTTATCGTATAGGGATTATATTTTATCCACAGATTACGCATATTTCTCAGATTAAAGACTGATGGACGCTGCGCTTGATGGCCGGAAGTTTTGCACTCTTGAGGATGTTATAAAATAAAATTTTCTGTTTCTTATCTTTTGCCTTAAACGAAGTGCTCCTTAAGCGATAGCGTTCCTCAAACGAAGTGGTCCTTTATCGAAGTGCTCCTCAAGCGATAGCGGTCATCCACCCGCAGGGGGAATCTTTATGATATTTCCCCGTGGCGCACGATTTCTCCTTCGATCAGGTACAGGACTTCCTCTGCGATGTTGACGGCGTGGTCTGCGATCCGTTCAATATGGCGGGAAATGTACATAAGGTTGATCCAGTAGCCCATATGCTCGGGGAGATGATGCATGTGGGCTTTAATCTCGTCATAGGCCGCGTTGTCCAGATGATCGATTTCGTCATCCGCATGGATGACCTGCTTTGCCAGACCGCTGTTCAGGTTGATTAGAGAATCCAGGCTCTGTTTGAGCATATCGGCTGTTTTTGCCCACATAATGGAATAGTCGAAGAAAATGTCTATATCCTTATGCTTTAAGATGATTGCAAGCCGTTCGGCGATGTTGCACGCCTCATCGGCGATTCGTTCCAGATCATTGTTGATTTTGATTACGGCGATGATAAACCTCAGGTCAACGGCAACCGGCTGATAAAGGGCAAGAATTTTAAGGCATTCCTCCTCGATGTTGACTTCTGTTTCATCGATTTCGTGATCCGAGTCGATAATCCATTTGGCAATTGTGGCGTCTTTGTTCTCTATGGCTTTGATGGCCATATGGAAGCGTTCCTCGACCTGCGCGCCCAGAGAAAGGATCATTTTCTTTATTCTGTCCAGTTCCTTGTGAAAGTGCTTTTCTGCCATAAATGCCTCCTCAAATTAATCGTCTGATATTTTCAGCCCCGGTGTCCTGATTTTTCTATAATCCCTTAATCGATAGCGCTCCTAAACACGCCCTCAAGGGCGCTATTGATAGCCGTAAAGAGTCACAAAAAACGCAAAAAAGGGGGGGGGTAATGTTTTTGTGAGTTTTGCGTTTTTTTGTGGCTGAAATGTTTTTTATCTTTTGCCTCAAACGAAGTGCTCCTTAAGCGATAGCGTCCCTCAAACGAAGTGGTCCTCAAGCGATAGCGCTCCTTAGTCCGCGCGCTAAGTTCATCATCCAAACCGTCCAGTAATATAGTCTTCGGTCTGTTTGAGTTTCGGGCGGGTAAATATTGTATCGGTAACGTCCATTTCGATCAGTTTTCCTATGTAAAAAAAAGCGGTCACATCCGAAACCCGGGCGGCCTGCTGCATGTTGTGGGTGACGATGATAATCGTGAGGCTGTCTTTGAGTGTGTGAATCAGTTCTTCAATTTTCTGGGTGGAAATCGGATCCAGGGCCGAGGCCGGTTCATCCATCAGCATCACTTCGGGTTCAACCGCCAGGGCGCGGGCAATGCACAGCCGCTGCTGCTGTCCTCCGGAGAGCCCAAGGGCGGAATCGTGAAGCCGGTCCTTGATTTCATCCATCAGCGCAGCCTGTTCAAGGCT is a window from the Desulfobacterales bacterium genome containing:
- the phoU gene encoding phosphate signaling complex protein PhoU codes for the protein MAEKHFHKELDRIKKMILSLGAQVEERFHMAIKAIENKDATIAKWIIDSDHEIDETEVNIEEECLKILALYQPVAVDLRFIIAVIKINNDLERIADEACNIAERLAIILKHKDIDIFFDYSIMWAKTADMLKQSLDSLINLNSGLAKQVIHADDEIDHLDNAAYDEIKAHMHHLPEHMGYWINLMYISRHIERIADHAVNIAEEVLYLIEGEIVRHGEIS
- a CDS encoding type I glyceraldehyde-3-phosphate dehydrogenase; its protein translation is MKRIAINGLGRIGRLVLRHFMDQNPDDIQVVAVNDLVPLDNLAYLLKYDSVHGPASFPVEVGDGVIGMGGRSVQVFAEKDPARLPWKELRVDTVIESTGFFSTRALAAKHIEAGAKRVLISAPCRDADFTLVVGVNDHEFDPEYHRIISTASCTTNSLVPPLRVLLDRFGINRAMVTTVHAYTGTQGLVDRAAKKAIRGRAAAISLIPTSTGSDEATVMVLPELKDRIRALAIRAPIPVGAITDIVADLNQVVVAEQVNSALKSAAEGPMEGILGYTQDALVSADIVNDTRSGIVHGLSTCVVQGSMVKIQVWYDNESGYSRRLLDAVERLPL